Proteins from a single region of Harmonia axyridis chromosome 4, icHarAxyr1.1, whole genome shotgun sequence:
- the LOC123678634 gene encoding uncharacterized protein LOC123678634, with amino-acid sequence MCMRELEHVKLHDFTIISSYSRRHRGHGGVAAAVRNSHIDKFIPRNDINSKTVEVESEVCAIQSTQLKTLIIAVYRSPLGNFNIFLDVIASILELINGCDFGVFVLGDFNVNFLRDSTNKSAIVDLFSSYGLHGIVSSATRGSACLDNIFTNVDECSGCVIGLGFSDHLGIETEFVCDVGTQRVSNVTVCRPLTRMGMDTLKYLVRHICWDFIEDTNIGTESKFDMFITFIKNCVDLSFPPKTYKHSVNSLPISWFSNDLKNMRERLIFYRDLVEVYKTPNSKKIVSEYQKLYRREIKIAKKQYNDNYIRKHNYNPRSVWNVVKSNTNLLKKKITCKNNIPANKFNQFFIDAPKEIITNIPPSRKSSAEFMNNYCSSIGSKLHDIRFKFSLVSEALVRDIISKLNNKNSRDYYGFNTKILKSLVNELIGPLTKLINLCLKNNIFPKILKVARVVPVHKKGSVQLVNNYRPISIVPLFSKVLEKVMQLQLTSYFENNCLFNSSQFGFRGGLSTTAAITELMKIINEGYSDGLYVGGLFCDLSKAFDCVSTEHLIYKLQRYRFDQGAIDLLGSYLSDRVQCVDLGGDISDLSSVDCGVPQGSVLGPLLFLIYVNDLVSCDPDADFVLFADDTTVLKKAQSRVLILQILRELSSVVSEWFNSNQLSLNETKTVYMYFSMRDLEGMNSLEPIKFLGVHMEGNLSWNAHIDKVCNSVTSGVFALRSLTEVVSDSVLLSVYRGFIESRITYGILCWGHDAGVKRLFGLQRKAVRVLGRLNYRDECKHVFQFLSRPSCEYRPTDRYETNVVPYSGGPRISSRGEHSTEFS; translated from the exons ATGTGTATGAGGGAGCTGGAGCATGTAAAGCTGCATGATTTCACAATTATTTCCTCCTATTCCCGTAGGCATCGTGGTCATGGTGGTGTGGCGGCCGCTGTTAGAAATTCTCATATTGATAAATTTATACCCAGAAATGATATAAACTCAAAAACAGTGGAAGTGGAAAGTGAAGTTTGTGCAATCCAGTCCACTCAATTAAAGACCTTAATTATAGCTGTTTATCGATCTCCACTTGgtaacttcaatatttttctggatgtgaTTGCAAGTATTTTAGAATTAATAAATGGGTGTGACTTTGGTGTTTTCGTCCTGGGGGATTTTAATGTTAATTTTCTCAGAGATAGTACTAATAAATCTGCGATCGTGGATCTTTTTTCCTCATATGGGCTCCATGGTATTGTGTCGTCTGCTACTAGAGGAAGTGCATGTTTGGATAACATTTTCACAAATGTTGATGAATGTAGTGGTTGCGTGATTGGTCTGGGTTTCTCTGACCACTTGGGCATAGAGACTGAATTTGTTTGTGACGTAGGAACACAGAGAGTTAGTAATGTGACTGTGTGTAGACCACTTACTAGGATGGGAATGGATACTCTCAAATATCTGGTGAGGCATATTTGTTGGGATTTTATAGAGGATACTAATATTGGTACTGAGAGCAAGTTTGATATGTTTATTACATTTATAAAGAATTGTGTAGATTTATCGTTTCCGCCAAAAACATATAAGCATTCTGTTAACTCCTTGCCTATTTCTTGGTTCAGTAATGATCTGAAGAATATGCGCGagagattaattttttatagagaTCTTGTTGAAGTTTATAAGACACCTAATTCGAAGAAAATAGTAagtgaatatcaaaaattatatcgacGCGAAATCAAGATTGCAAAAAAGCAATACAATGACAACTATATCCGGAAACACAATTATAATCCAAGATCTGTATGGAATGTTGTCAAAAGTAATACCAAtctgttgaagaaaaaaattacatgtaaAAATAATATCCCCGCCAATAAATTCaaccaatttttcattgatgcaCCCAAAGAGATCATCACGAATATACCACCATCTAGAAAGTCATCAGCGGAATTCATGAATAATTACTGTAGTTCAATAGGGTCCAAATTACATGATATACGGTTTAAGTTCTCCCTTGTATCTGAGGCTTTGGTTAGAGATATCATTTCAAAACTAAATAATAAGAATAGTCGAGactattatggattcaataccaAAATACTGAAGAGTCTTGTGAATGAGTTAATTGGTCCACTTACCAAATTGATCAATTTATGCTTGAAAAATAACATCTTCCCGAAAATACTTAAGGTAGCAAGAGTTGTTCCTGTTCATAAAAAGGGTTCAGTGCAGTTGGTCAACAACTATAGACCAATATCGATTGTACCATTATTCTCGAAAGTCTTGGAAAAGGTTATGCAGCTGCAGTTAACCTCATATTTTGAGAACAATTGCCTCTTTAATAGCTCCCAATTCGGTTTCAGAGGCGGCCTCTCTACAACTGCTGCCATAACAGAgcttatgaaaataattaatgaaggTTATAGTGATGGTTTATACGTGGGTGGACTTTTCTGTGACTTGAGCAAGGCTTTTGATTGCGTGTCTACAGAGCATCTTATTTATAAATTACAGAGGTATCGGTTTGATCAGGGTGCAATTGACCTTTTGGGCTCCTATCTGTCTGATAGGGTGCAGTGTGTTGATCTCGGGGGAGATATTTCTGACTTGTCGAGTGTTGATTGTGGTGTGCCACAGGGATCGGTTCTCGGACCGCTTCTTTTTCTCATCTACGTCAATGATCTTGTAAGTTGTGACCCCGATGCGGACTTTGTTctttttgctgatgacacaactGTGCTCAAAAAGGCTCAGTCTAGAGTGCTTATACTTCAGATTTTGAGAGAGTTGTCTTCTGTTGTTTCGGAATGGTTCAATAGCAACCAGCTCAGCTTGAATGAAACGAAGACAgtgtatatgtatttttcaatgagagatCTAGAAGGAATGAATTCACTTGAGCCAATCAAATTTTTAGGTGTACATATGGAGGGTAATTTGTCATGGAATGCTCACATCGATAAGGTCTGTAACTCTGTTACGTCAGGTGTTTTTGCATTACGATCATTAACTGAGGTTGTATCGGATTCTGTATTATTGTCTGTGTATCGTGGATTCATAGAATCTAGAATAACATATGGTATTTTGTGCTGGGGTCATGATGCAGGTGTGAAACGACTCTTTGGATTGCAAAGAAAGGCTGTCAGAGTTTTGGGTAGACTTAATTATAGAGATGAATGCAAACATGTGTTTCAA tttttatccAGACCGTCCTGCGAGTATCGACCGACAGACAGATACGAAACCAACGTTGTTCCTTACAGTGGCGGACCCAGGATTTCTTCAAGGGGGGAACACAGTACTGAATtcagttga